The genomic segment CAGGAGCGTGGGCTTATGCCTTCGATCAAGCGGGCGACGAGGAAGCTGCGAAATCGTTCGTAAAAAACGTGTACGTAAACGCCGGCGCGCTGGATACCGACGAAACGGCCGCACAGGCGCGTTTTCTCGGCGGAGAGGGCGATGTCTGGCTGACGACGGAGGCGCGGGCGCTTGCGCTGGCCGCCGGCGAGGCAAAGGGCAAGATCGACGTCGTCGTGCCGCCCGTGACGCTCGCCGTCGAGCCGATCGTGTCCGTTGTCGACAAAAACGCGACGGAAGCGGGCACGCGCGAAGCGGCCAACGGCTACGCGGACTTTCTGTTCACCGAGCCGGCGCAGCAGATCGCCGCGGAGCATTACTACCGCCCACGCTTCGCGTCCATCGCCGAGCAGTTCGCGTCGCAGTTCCCCGAGACGACCGTGCTCACGGTCGACGACAACCTCACGGGCTGGGAGGATCTTAATAGCGCCCAATTCGCCAGCGGCGGTCTGTTCGAGCAGCTGACCGGGAAGTGAGCGGGGGCTGGGGGCGGGATACATAAGAAATCATGTGGCGCGGCCGCGCCACGTGAATAACGCTCGCGCGACCACCTAACGCTTGCCCGCTCCCCCGCCGCTAACGTGGATACGTGATATTAGCGCAAATTTGCGCTATACGCTATTGCCGAACTCCTCCCGCTCCCCCACCGCTAACGTGAATACGCGATATTAGCGCAAAATTGCGCTATACGCTATCGCAGACCTCCGCCCGTTCCCCGGCCGCTGACGTGGATACGCGATATTAGCGCAAAATTGCGCTATACGCTATCACCGACCTCCGCACGATCCCCCGCCGTTAACGTGGATACGGGACAATAGCGCAAAATTGCGCTATACGCTATCACCGACCTCCGTCCGATCCCTCGCCATTAACGTGGATACGGGACAATAGCGCAAAATTGCGCTGGTCTTATACGCAGGACATGCTCCTCAGTTCAGGCTGGGCAAGTCTGATAGATGAAAAGCAAAGGAGCTGCCCCTCGGTCATTTTCTGACCATGGGACAGCTCCTATGTTCGTTGTATTGTGCGGTCTACTGGAGATGAGCGCATCGCCTGCCGTACAGCAGGCGATCGTCCTATTCGCGTGAGAACGAGCTATAGCCTTCGTTGCGGCAGACGCTTGGCTCTACGCCGCTGCGTTCCACGCCATCGAGGCCCCCGCCGTCTCCAAGCGATCAGGCCGGATTCACCTTCACAGCGGCCTGTTTGCCGCTGACTTGGATTCCCGTCTCGCGCGAGCCATGCTGCGCGAGCTCCTTCAGCATGCGCTCGATGAGTGCCTTGGCGCGCTCGCCTTCTTTGGCGCCTGCCAGCTTGACCGTGAGCTGCACGGCGTATCCCGAAGTCAGCAGCTTCTCGGCTTGACGAAGCTTGGTCTCGTAGTCGTGCTCCTCGATCTGCGCGGTTAGCCGCAGTTCCTTGGTCTTGACCGCGCCGCCCTGAATCCGCTCCGCCTTCTTTTCCTGCGCGGCCGACTGCTTGGCGGCGCCTCGGGCCGTCAGCTTGCACGGCGGCGGGCTGCTGAGCAGCGAAGTGCAAACGAGGTCCGCTTTCGCTTCTTTCGCCATCGCAAGCGCGGCATCCCGTCCGACGATGCCCAGATCCTCCCCCTGCAGTCCCGTCAGCGCAACCTCGGAGGCTTTTATTTTTTCGTTCATCAAAAGCATGCTGCCTGTCTCCCCTTTCACGCCTTAAAGATTCAGCACGCCATGCTGCGCAGCCGTGTGAAGATCGCGCCACACGCGATTGACCGCCTCCCGCTGCATCAGCGCGGTCATGCCCAGCTTCGGCCATATCTCATGCGCGGCTGCAACGGCCGAGCGGGCCACTTCGACACAAGCGTCGCCAACCCGCCGCACTTCTTCATCCGGCAGCACGCGCGTATCGGCAAACGTCCGCCAGGACGATTCGGTCTCTCCATTAAACCGGTCGGCAGCCGCCGCCAGCAGCCTTCTCCGACCCGCGATCGCATCGGACGCCCGTCCGTATCTGCCCGCATAAGCGCGGTCCCACTCGACTCGCTTCGCATCCGCAAGCGCGGCGGCTTCATCGAGGAAACGCCTCCCCAGCCCAAGAACGACCGCAGCAAACGAAACCTGCGCGAACGGCAAAAACGGATAGCGGTAGATCGGATCTTCGTACCTCGGCTCGGACACGATATCGAAGGTTCGCGCTTCCGGCACGAACGCGTCCGCGACACGAATCGTGTGGCTTTCCGTTGCCCGGAGCCCCATCGCGTTCCAGTCCCGTACGATTTCCACCTGCTCCGGCAAAAAGGCGAAAGATCGAATCTCCGGCGCTTGAGGAGCACCAGCACGAGTATCAGCACCAGCACCAGCTCCAGTATCAGAAGCAGTAGCTGCACCAGCGTCATTGTCTTCCGGACGCTCCGCATTCCCGTTCCGTTTCACGATACAATTTGCGGTATAAAAGCTGGCATACCCCGCCCCGCTACAATACTTCCAGCTGCCGCTCACCTGATAGCCGCCCGGCACCGCCTTTGCGACGCCTGTCGGATGGCCGCTGCCCGCTATAACCGCACGTCGGTCCGCGAACAGCGTTCCGGCCGTCTCCTCCGGCAGCGTCGCCGCGAAAAAGCCGCCGCCCGAACCGATCGTCACGAGCCAGCCGAAGCTGCCGTCGGCGTAGGCCGCTTGCTCGAATATACGCGCGGCTTCGGGCAGCGGGGTCATACGCCCGCCCAGCTCGTCCGGTACGAACAGCTTAAACAGCCGTTCCTCGTAAATGCGCTCCAGGATCTCCGGCGGCAACCGGCCGTCGCGCTCAATGACAGCCGCCACCTCCCCGACTTGCGCCAGCAGCGACTCCGTAATGCCCTTGCCCGCTTCCCCCATGATTGCGTGCCACCCCGATTCGTTGTTCCCTTTAAAGGCTTGTCTCTTTTCATGCTGCCCTTCTCCAACCAGTCCCGCCCATTCTCCATGCCGCGCCATATTCTGTCTTCCGCTTTTCCAGGTTAGCCGATATCCATGTCTTGCAGGTCTTGCTGGTCTTGCTGGTCTTGCTGGTCTTGCTGGTCTTGCTGGTCTTGCTGGTCTTGCTGATCTTGCTGGTCATCGCATTCACCCGCGATGATGCAAAATTCTTATACACGACCGCTCCGCCGCAGCTTCACGCCAAAGCTGTTCAATATCTCCCCTCAAGCCTTCCCTTTCGCCCTTCCCTCTCGTATGCGGACGCCGATCTCCCGGACGAGCTCGTTTACGTTCACCGGTTTGGACATATAGCCGTCCGCCCCAGCTTGCAGGCATTCGTCGCCGTCCTCCGCGAACGCCTTCGCCGTGAGGGCGATGATCGGCAGCTCCTTGCGACCCGGCATCGCCCGGATCCTGCTTATCGCTTCCAGGCCGCTCATGCCGGGCATCATGATGTCCATGAGCACGAGATCGATGGTCGCGTTGCCGGACAGCAGACCCAGCGCCTCGCCCCCGGAGGAGGCGGTCACGACGCCGAAGCCCTTTGCCGCGAGCGCGACCCGCAGCGAATAGACGTTGTGCTCGTCGTCGTCCACGAGCAGCAGATGATGCGCCGCAGGTACGCCGGATGACGTGCCGGACGCCGCAGGACGTCCCCCCTCCTGCAACTTAGGCGCCTGCAGACGGGATTCCTCCAGCGACGCGGCCTGTTCCATCGCGGCCGAATCCCGTCCCGGCGGCGCCAGCGTATCCGCGGCCGAGGTGACCAGCGCCGGCCATGGCAGGAGCAGCGTGAACCGGCTGCCGCGGCCCAGCTCGCTCTCGAGGCGGATATCGCCGCCCAGCAGCACCGCGAATTGCTTGGCGATGGACAAGCCGAGCCCGGTCCCGCCGTATGCGCGGCTGATCGAGCCGTCCGCCTGGAAGAAGGCGTCGAATATGGCCTCCTGCTTGTTCGCCGCGATCCCGATGCCGGTATCCTCGACCTCGAAGGCCAAGCCGCCTTCCGCCAGCAGTCCGCCTTCGTGTACGCGCGATACGGCAAAGCGCACATGGCCTTCTTGCGTGAACTTCAAGGCGTTGGACAACAGGTTGCTGACAATCTGCCTCAACCGCTGCTCGTCCGTATGTAAAAAATCGGGGACGTCCGGCTCGCTGCGCAGCGTGAACGACAGCCGCTTGCGTGCCGCAATCGGCCGGAACAGCTCATCCATCTGGCCCAGGAGCTCGCGCACGCTGAACACCGAACGGTCGAGCTCGAGCCGGCCCGCCTCGATTTTCGACAGATCCAGCACGTCGTTAATGAGGCCGAGCAGCTCCTTGCCGGAGTGATGGATGATGCGGGCGTAGCCCACTTCCTCTTCGCTGAGCCGGTCGTCGATGTTCTCCTCGAGCAGCTGCGCCAGCACAAGCACCGAATTGAGCGGCGTCCGCAGCTCGTGCGACATATTGGCGAGAAATTCGGATTTATAGCGGGATGCAGCCTGCACCTGGGCATACATCGTCTCCAGCTCCTGCTTCGCCTGCTCGAGCGAGCGCCCTTTTTCCTCCGAGATGCGGTATTGCTTTTCCAGACGTGCCGTGTAAATCTTCAGCTTGTGCGAGCGCTTGTCCTCCGACATAAATTCCCGCAGGATGAACATGAAGGCGAAGCTTAAGAAAAGGCTGATAAGAAAGGTGCCCGGCGCGATATCGACCAGATAGTGCCTGCGCGGGATGATGCCGAACAGCGCGATGAACAGTACATTGCCCATATTGACGGATATGATGATCGTGACCATCTTGCGAAGCTCCGGCCAGCGCCTGCGACGCGACAGCCAGAGGATAAAGAGGACGAGCGAGCTCATCGCGACGACGTTGAGGCAGCCGACAAGCGCCGCCTGATTTAACCCGAAGGACAATCGCGCAAGCCCGATACCTAGTCCGATCACCAGAATCGACAGCCGGTTCCGTACGAAAAGCGGTGCCACGATGACCGCCAAAAAGCGCATGTCGAACATGACCGTATCGGAAAAGTGGAACGCGAACCGAATCGTCGTCCAGCCGCACACGATCGCAAGCACGATAAACAACGTTTCTTTCCATGCCGGACTCCATTTATAGACGACATACTTATACAGCAAGCTGGCCAGGTAAAGGAGCGTCAGCATCGTGCTGACGTTGATAAAAAAGGTTCGTAGAAAAGCGCTGATATCGTTCATGGTGCACCGCCTCTTGGGGAGCTTGACTCCATTATAACAAATCGTTCCACCCTGTACGCGGTTGAACGGTTGTTCGGCGGATACGCTGCAATAATAGTTGCATGAAACCGTTAATAGACGCGACCGTCACGCGATCGCGCCTGCCTATACGCATATGGGACGAACAGTCGGAGCAACGGCGGCTCAGACGTCAACCTCCTCAAGCGAGCAAATTAATGCCTTCCAGCGCCAGCCCGATGAGAAACCCGCAGACGGCGCCGTTCACTCGAATCCACTGCAGATCGCCGCCGATCTTGTCCTCCATCATCTCGATCAAGGCGTCGTTGTCCAGCTTGTCGATATTCTCCTTGACGAGCTTGCCGATCTTCCAGTGATTGCGCTCGACGAAGCCTGTGATCCGCTCCTGCACCCAAGTCTGGAACAGCTCGATCACCTGCGGGTTGGCCCGGAGGCTGGCGAGCAGGCCGGAGATAGCCGGCAATACATAATCGTCGGTGAAACGCTGCTCGCGCACAAAGTCCAGCGCCTTGACGCGCAGCCCCTCCAGCCAGCCGAACAGCTGCCGCTCGATCGCCCCGCCTTCCGCCAGCCGCGCCTTCCAGCCTTCGAGCTCGGCCAATACGGAAGGCGACTCCGGCAGATTGCGAATGGCCCCCCGCAGCGTCTCAAGAAGCATCTCGCGCAGCGGATGGTCCTCTCTCTGCTGCATCTCCGCCAGCGTGCCGACGATCGCGTTCTGCAGCAGACCGCCGATCTTCTCTTCATCCATAAAGGAGATAAACGCGTTCACGGCAAAGCCCATCAGCCCGCCGACCTGCAGATTCTGCAGCGCAGCCGCGCCGATGACGCCGAGCTGACGCCGCGTCTCCTCGCGGGAGGCGAGGCCGCCCGCCTTATCGATCAGGAAGGCCAGCGCCTTTTCTTCATAGCCTCTCGCAAGCGCCTCGTCGCTGATCTTGCGCAGCAGGCCGGCCGTATCGAGCTCGCGCAGCTTCGATTCGAGCGCGCGGGCGAGCATCGGGACGATCCGGTCCATCGGCAGCCGCTCCAGCGCGAATTCGCTCACGCGAACGGCCACGGCGGCGGCGTCCTCGCGATGCGTCTCCAGCAGATCGAGCAGCCGCTCGCCGATCTTGAACTCTGCTGTCTTGGTGACGATGCTCTCCTTGGTGAGCAGCTCCGTCTCGATCGCCTGGATAAGCGAGCGGACGACTTTGTCCCTGTTGCGCGGCAGCAGCGCCGTATGCGGGATCGGAATCCCGAGCGGATGGCGGAACAGGGCGGTGACGGCGAACCAGTCGGCAAGTCCGCCGACGAGTCCCGCTTCGAAGCCGCCGTGGAGCAGCGCGCCGCCCCAGCCTCCGACCGGGAACGTGGCCAGGAATCCCGCTCCCATGATGCCAAGAGAGATGGCAGCCGTATGCTTAGCTTGTCCGGGCATGTTCGGTAGACTCCTTCGGCTTCAATATTCTATGTATATATGATACCCAAAAAGAGAACGGACGGGGAAGTACGGGTTTTTCCCGTCTTCTCCGTCCGTCGCGCGTGCTCGCGTCACTTGGATTCGGCGCCCGATACAGGACCGCCGTCCAGCGGCAGCCCGGGCAGCTGCTCGACGTAGCTGTCCGACATGTTCAGCAGGCGAAGCGCCGCGTTGTACTGCGCTTCCGTCGAGCCGTCCGCGCTAATGCTGTTATCCTTGACGTTGTAGTTGGTGCCGTCCTCGAAGCCGACGCCCGGCAGGAATACCGAGGTGTCGTTGACGAACGAGCCGGTCGGCAGGAAGTGCCGCATCGGCAGCAGGTTGCTCGTACGGTTCAAGAGATCCTCGCCAAAGTGGATCTGATCCTTGGCGGACACGCCCAGCAGGTTGGCGACCGTCGGCAGAACGTCGATCTGTCCGCCCGTCTGCTCGAACGTCTTGGGATATGTGACGCCCGGCGCGTGGACGATAAACGGAATGTTGAACATATCCGTATACCCGTACTCCCGGCCGAAAATGCCTTGCATCAGTCCCTTTTCCTTGTTGTCCAGCGAATACAGCGGCAGGCCCTGGTGGTCGCCGTAGAACACGATGACGCTGTCGTCCCACAGACCGCTGGACTTCAGCTCCTCAAGGAATTGACCCATCGCATAGTCCGCGTAGTTCTGAGCCAGAATGTAATTGCCGACAAGCGTGCCGTCGTACTCCTCAGGCAGCTTGATCTTGTCCTTGGCCTCGGGAATCTTGTACGGGTGATGCGCGCTCATCGAGATGACCATCGCGTAGAACGGCTTATCCTCGGCGTCCATCTTGGCGAGCTCCGGCACCGTCTTGGCATACAGCACTTCGTCGGAAGCGCCGAACGCGATATGGTCGTCGTCGCCGTAGAACGCTTGATCGTAATACTTGTCAAAGCCGATCGCCTTGTACAGCATCGAGCGATTCCAAAATTCTACGCTGTTCGTATGGAACGTCGCCGTGTTGTAGCCGTTGGCCGACATCAGCCGCGGCAGGCTCGGCAGCGCCTTATCCATATAGTCCGAAGACGTAGCGGCTTCGTGATGCGGCACATAGAGCGACGTGTTGACGACGAACTCGGCATCCGACGTCGTGCCCTGACCGACATTGGTATAGAAGTTGTTGAAGTAGAAGTCGCCAGCTGCCAGCTTGTTGATATTAGGCGTGATCTCTTGACCGTCGATCGTAAGACCGATCAAGAAGTTCTGGAAGGATTCCATCTGAACGACGATGAGGTTCTTGCCCTTGGCCGCCGCCCAGAGCGCCGGATTCGCGGGCTGCTCTCCGCCCTTGAGCGCGTCGATCGACGGTTGGTTGATCTCCTTCATGTCGATGACTTCCTCGTGCACCGTGCTGTCCGCAAAAATCGTATAAACCTCGTAATTGAGAATGCCCATGCCCTCTGCCTTCTTATTCTCGTTCATGCTGGCGTGATTGGGCCAGATGTTGAAGATGCAGAGCGCGGCGGATACGATAAACGTGGCAAGCAGCGCGGTGCGGTTCACCTTGCGCATGCCGATGTTCGTGAATCGGGCGATATACTTGGGCCGGAACATATAGAAGGCGAAAATGACGATATCGATAAAGATCAGCAGGTAGTACGGATCAAGCAGCGAGTAGGTGCTCTCTCCGACCTTCGTCACCTTGTCGGCCTGCTCGAGCGCATGATACGTAACGATGACGCCGTAGTATTTGTAATACATGAGAACGGCGAAGTAGAGCAATGTGATCGACAGGTTGGCGATCATGTAGTAAAGCAGCTTGCGCTTGGACGCGAACCACTCGATCAGACAGAAAACGATCAAAATGAACGGAATCTCGGTCAGCACCGTCATCCAGGACGGGCCGTCGTCGAAAATGACGAACCAAGCCAAGGCGCCCTTTAAGAGCAATATCATAGAAAACCACAGGATCGGCTTGGACTTCATTGCATTCCATAGTCGCATCTCGGCACTCTCCCTCTTGCAGCATAGCCGTATTTTCAGACAGTATCCATGCGCGCATCGTAGTGTATTTTTGTAATCGGTCTGTAAACAACGTTTTTAATTATGCCTCGAATGCGGCGGCATGTCAAAAGACATAAGCCGCGAAATAAGCTGAAAATCCGGCTTCTTGAGCGTTCTTCCCGGCCAAATCGAGCCGAAATGCCCCTATAGAATGGGAATAAATTGAAATGGCCCGAAATAAATAGGACCTTCCCCTTATCTCTACTTAACATTACCCGTTATTGCGCTTCCTTACCTTTAAACGAAGTACGGAGGGACATGGTTCCGTCTCGCTTCCTTAAATGTAGCTAAAATTGCCCCGTTAGACGAAAACGCACGCGAAAAGGCTCCACGGAAGGTTTCCCCTCCATGAAGCCCGATCTCGCAAACAACCTGTTTCTACTATGTTTCTACCATAATAATAGAAGCTTTATTTGCTCACGATATCTTTGACGGCCTTGTCGAATTTGTCGAACAGCTGATCCTTGTCGATGGAGCCGCCTTGATACTCCTGCATCGCCGCGCCCCAGCCCTGGATGACGCCGTCCGGGTACCGTCCCCAGTTCCAGCCGCCCGCTTCCTTCGCCTGCTCGGATACGGCCGCGCCGAGCTGGCCGATGTCCTCCTGCGTCGCGGGAATCGTGACGAGCGCAGGGATAAACTTGAACTCCTTGGTGATGTAGCTCTTGCCCGTATCGGAGGTGACCATCCACGCCAGGAATTTTTTCGCTTCTTCGGCGTTTTTGGACTTGCTGTTGACGATCCAGAAGTTGGCGGGACCGGTGTAGATATGCGCCTTGCCGCTGTCGTCGATCGGAATCGGCAGCATGCCCAGGTTCAGCTTGGCCACCTTGTCGATGTCGCCCTGGATCCAGTTGCCTTGCTGGATCATCGCGGCTTTGCCGCTGGCGAACGTGGCGACCTGGGTCGCGTAGTCGGTCGTCAGCTTATCCTTCTGGGAATACTTGAAGACGAGGTCGACGTAGTTGATCCACTTTTCGAACACGGCGTTTCCTTTAAAGGAGGCGGTGCCTTTCTTGTTGTCGTCGATGAACTGGATCGGGTCCGGCTGCTCGGAGAGTCCGACGTTAATCGTGTGATGGCCGATCGACCACCACTCGTTCGTCGTGGAAAACGGCGTGATGCCGGCGTCCTGCAGCTTCTTGGCCGCGGCCTCGAGTTGTGTCAGCGTCTTCGGCAGCTCGGTGATGCCTGCCTTGGCGAACAAGTCCTTGTTGTAGACGATGCCGTAACCTTCGATATTCATCGGCATGCCCAGCAGCTTGCCGTCAACGCGAGCCGGCGCAGCAGCGGAGTTCACGACATCCGTGGCCCAAGCTTCGCCCGACAGGTCCGTCGCCCGGTCGTAGTAGGGCTCAAGCGCCGCATAGCCCTCGGAGTTGAAAATTTCCGGTTCGGAGCCCGAAGCGATCTCCGCCTTGAGCAGCGCGTTGTAATCTTCGCCGCCTCCGTGCGTTTCCACGTCGACCTTGACGCCCGTCTCCTTCTCGTACTGCTCGGCCATTTTGTTCAGCGCGTCCGCTATCTCGACCTTGAACTGGAACACCTTGATCGTGACGTCCTTCTTCGGCGCATCCGAGGAAGGAGCGGCGGACGATGCCGGCGCAGACGATGCGGAGCTGGGCGCAGCCTCCGAAGATGCCGGAGATGCGTTGTTGTTGTTATTGCCGCAGCCTGCGGCGACCGTCAGGAGCGAGGCGATCAAAATGCCTGCGGAGATGCGTTTCATGTAATGACCTCCCATGTATTCAATGTTCTGGCTACAGGTCGAGTATAGTGGAGAAAACGTTTGCACAAAACCGACGATGTTGATGTCAAAAGTGTAACATATTGACCCCGGCCTGCTCCTAGCCCTTGACCGAGCCCGAGGTGATCCCTTCGACGATGTGCTTCTGAAGCAGCAGGAAAAGCACGACGATCGGCGTGACGCTCATGGCGAGACCGGCGAGCGCGAGATCCCACTGCTTGGTATATTGCCCGAAAAACCGCGTGACCGCGAGCGGAATCGTCGTCAGGTCTTTGTTCGATCCGATGATAAGCACGGGCAGCAGATAATCGTTCCAGATCCACAGCGTATTCAAAATGACGACCGTGACGGCGATCGGCTTGAGCAGCGGGAAGACGATCCGCCAGAACACGCCGTACGGCGAGCAGCCGTCCATCACCGCGGCCTCCTCGATCTCGAGCGGCACGCCCTTGATGAAGCCGTGGAATAAAAAAACGGACAGCGCGAGTCCGAAGCCGAGGTAACAAACGACGATGCCAAGCAGGTCGCCGCGCAGCTCCAGAATGCTCGTCACGCGCACGAGCTGCAGCATGACCGACTGGAACGGGATAATCATCGACGAGATGAACGCGAGAAACAGCAGGTTGTTGAAGCGCGTCGGCCTGCGGACGAGCCGGTAGGCGGTCATCGAGCTGATCGTCACGATGCCGGCGACGCTGATCGCCGTGATGACGACGGAGTTGCGAAGCGCGGTCGGGAAGCGGATCATGTCCCATACCCGCGAGTAGTTCGTAAACTTGTAGATCTCCGGCAGCGAAGCGGCGTCGACGAGAATCTCGCCGAGCGTCTTGAGCGAATTCACGAGCACGAAGTAAAACGGAGCGAGAAACAACAGCGCCAGCAAGATCGCGAAGACTTCGATGCCGACGAGCCTGTAGCGCAGCGAACGTTCGCGGTTCATCAGGCCTCCACCTCCTTGCGCTTGGTGAGCCATACCTGCGTCACCGCGATGAGCGAGACGGCCAGGAAGAACAGCATCGCCTTCGCCGTGCCGAGGCCGTAGCGGTTATTGACCAGCGCCTCCGCATAGATGTTGTAGGCGAGCGACTGCGTCGACGTGCCCGGGCCGCCTTTGGTGAGCGACAGGTTCAGGTCGAACATCTTGAAGGCGTTGGAGATGGTAAGAAAAAGGCATACTGTAATGGCCGGCATAATGAGCGGCAGCGTCACTTTGCGGATGCTCTGCCAGTAGCCCGCGCCGTCGATCGTCGCCGCCTCGAGCATATCCTTGGGCACGCCGGTCAGCGCCGCGATATAGATGACCATCATGTAGCCCGCCGACTGCCAGACGAAAACGATGACGAGTCCCCAGAAGCCGGTGCCCGCCGTACCGAGCCAGGGCTGCTCGAAGAAGGACCAGCCTGTCATTTCCCCGATCGTCTTGAAGCCCTTGGTGAAGATGAACTGCCAGATATAACCCAGCAGAATGCCGCCGATCACGTTCGGTACGAAAAAGACCGTCCGCAGCAAGTTGCGGGTCTTGAGCGCACGCGTCAGCATCAGCGCAAGCAGGAATGCCAGCAGGTTCGACGCCAGCACCGTGACCGCCGTGAAGCGGAGCGTGAAGCCGAAGGCCGCCCAGAACTTGTCGTCCCGCATGAAGATGCGATTCAGATTGTCCATGCCCGTCCAATGCGCCTTGTTCAGATCAAGGCCGTTCCACTCGGTGAACGAGTAATAGAAGCCGAGCAGAAACGGCACGAGCACGATGATCGAGAACGCGATCAGGCCCGGTCCCACGAATACGAGCTGCTGCAGCCATTCTCCGGATTTACCGCTGCGTTTGGTCATGAGGCACACTCCCTTTCCGTTATGTAAAATATAAAGCGATATTGCGGCATGGACCACCGATAGATATGATGGGTTTGGTGTAATATATTGACCTCGGGGGAACCGTCTTGAAAAAAAGCATCCGAACGAAGCTGATGGCGCTGCTCCTCGCGGCTACCATCGTCCCGATGGCGCTGTCCATGGTCATCTCGGATTTTTATATTAAAAATCAGGTGACGGGCAAGGCGATCGCGGAAAACCGCAGCCTCCTCGAGGTGGGCAAAGACAACATCCTGAACTATATGAACACGCTCAACCGGAACTCGTTAAGCGTTTACAACTCGATCAATTCGCCAACCTCCCTATATGCCATCATCGAGCGCTTCACGGCGCCCGGCGCGAATGTGGAGGCCGCGGATCTGCTCTATCGCACGACGATCTACCAGCATCTGCTGAACATGTACCAGTCGAACAAAGAAATCCACCAGATTCACCTGCAAATCGGACGCGGTGAGGACAGCTGGTCCTATCTGCTGGCGCGCGGCCTTTTCCGCAGCGGACGGGAA from the Cohnella hashimotonis genome contains:
- a CDS encoding carbohydrate ABC transporter permease; translated protein: MNRERSLRYRLVGIEVFAILLALLFLAPFYFVLVNSLKTLGEILVDAASLPEIYKFTNYSRVWDMIRFPTALRNSVVITAISVAGIVTISSMTAYRLVRRPTRFNNLLFLAFISSMIIPFQSVMLQLVRVTSILELRGDLLGIVVCYLGFGLALSVFLFHGFIKGVPLEIEEAAVMDGCSPYGVFWRIVFPLLKPIAVTVVILNTLWIWNDYLLPVLIIGSNKDLTTIPLAVTRFFGQYTKQWDLALAGLAMSVTPIVVLFLLLQKHIVEGITSGSVKG
- a CDS encoding carbohydrate ABC transporter permease, giving the protein MTKRSGKSGEWLQQLVFVGPGLIAFSIIVLVPFLLGFYYSFTEWNGLDLNKAHWTGMDNLNRIFMRDDKFWAAFGFTLRFTAVTVLASNLLAFLLALMLTRALKTRNLLRTVFFVPNVIGGILLGYIWQFIFTKGFKTIGEMTGWSFFEQPWLGTAGTGFWGLVIVFVWQSAGYMMVIYIAALTGVPKDMLEAATIDGAGYWQSIRKVTLPLIMPAITVCLFLTISNAFKMFDLNLSLTKGGPGTSTQSLAYNIYAEALVNNRYGLGTAKAMLFFLAVSLIAVTQVWLTKRKEVEA